GATCGCCCGGGGAAGCGGCACTTCCATCCAGGAAGTGAACCGGCTGATCAAACAGTTTGAGAACATGAAAAAAATGATGAAGCAGCTTTCGACGCAGGGAAAAGGCGGCAAGAAAAAGTGGAGAAGAGGGGGATTTCCCTTTCCTTTCCGCTGATGCCGGGACTTTGTAAAGGAGGTGAGAGGAGATGGCCGTTCGAATTCGCCTGAAGCGCATGGGAGCCAAGAAAAAGCCCTTCTACCGGGTGGTGGTGGCGGATGCCCGCTCGCCCCGGGATGGCCGGTTCATCGAGGAGATCGGATATTACAATCCGCTCACGGATCCGGCTCAGATCAAGATCGACGAGGAAAAAGCCCTCAAGTGGCTGGCGACGGGCGCACAGCCGTCCGACACGGTGCGCAGCCTGTTCCGCAAGGCGGGAATTCTGAAAAAGGTCCACGAAGCGAAGTACCAGAAGTAATTCCCGCAGGCCAATAAACAGGGGGGATTCCCATGGAAGAGCTGATCCGGGTGATCGCCCAGGGACTGGTGGATCACCCGAATCAGGTCAGCGTCGTCAAGCGGGAAGGGGAGCGGGCCGACGTGTACCAGTTGTCCGTCGCCCCTGAGGACATGGGCAAGGTGATCGGCAAGCAGGGGCGTGTGGCCAAGGCCATCCGCACCGTCGTCAGCGCGGCTGCGGGAAAGGACGGGAAACGCGTCGTGGTGGAGATCGTCTGAGGGCGGTCTTCGCGCTTCCCGCCCGGCAAATCCGGGTTTGCAAAGAAGAAGACTGGCTGCAAGGGAAGGGAATGCGGGTGATGAACCAGCCGGAGTGGCTCAAAGTCGGCCAGATCGTTGGAACACACGGGATTCGCGGTGAAGTCCGGGTGATTTCCCGGACGGATTTTCCGGAAGAACGCTTTTCGCCCGGCGTCCGCCTGATGCTTCGCCACCCGCGCCTTGAAAGTCCCGTTCCCCTGACGGTGGAACGGAGCCGTCCGCACAAGCGGGTCCTTTTGATCAAGTTCCGCGAGTGGAACAACATCAATGACGCGGAGCCCTACAAGGGCGGCGAGTTGGTGGTGGAGGGATCCGAAGCGTTGGATCTGGATGAGGGAGAGTACTATTTTTACCAGATCATCGGGTGCGAGGTGGTCACCACCGAAGGGGAGCGGGTCGGCGTGGTGGAAGACATCCTCCAGCTGCCCGCCAACGATGTGTGGGTGGTCCGACCGGATGGAGGAGGCCGGGACATCCTGATCCCCTACATCGATGATGTGGTCCGGCGGGTCGACCCGGAGGCGGGACGCGTGACGATCCGCTGGATGGAAGGGTTGAGATGAGGTGGCACAAATACGGTTTGATGTGCTGACGCTGTTTCCGGAGATGTTTTCCGGCTTCCTCTCCACCAGCATCATCGGAAGGGCGCGGGAAAAGGGATTGATCGCCGCGGAAGTGATCGATTTCCGGCAGTTCAGCACCGACAAGCACCGCACGGTGGACGACACCCCCTACGGCGGAGGGGGAGGAATGGTGCTGAAACCGGAGCCGATCTTCCGGGCGGTGGAGCATCTATTGGCCGATGAGAGCGAAAAACCGCCCATCCTGTTGATGTCCCCCCAGGGGAAGCCGTTCACTCAACGGAAGGCGGAGGAGCTGGCCCGTCACCGTCGACTGGTCCTGATCTGCGGCCATTATGAAGGATTTGATGAACGGATCCGGCAACACCTGGCCACCGAGGAGCTTTCGATCGGGGACTATGTGTTGACCGGAGGGGAACTTGCGGCGATGGTGGTGATCGACTGCGTCAGCCGCCTCATACCCGGAGTGTTGGGCAACGAATCCGCGGCGGCGGAGGATTCCTTTTCCATGGGACTTTTGGAATATCCCCAGTACACCCGTCCGGCCGATTTCCGGGGATGGAAGGTACCCGAGGTGCTGCTCTCCGGAAATCACCGGAAAATCGAGGAGTGGCGCCGGAGAGAGTCTCTTCGGCGCACCTGGGAGCGCCGGCCGGATCTTCTGGAGCATGCCGAATTGACCGAGGAGGATCGGGCCTACCTAAGGCGTTTGGAGCAGGAGGGCAAACCTCCTTCGGATTGAGTTCCCACTGCGCCTGTGATAAAATATGCATTGTTTTAAAGTGCTTTCACGGTCGGTCGGGCGCGCACTGTTTGCGTGGAAGGAGGGAGAGAGATGCATCCGATTGTTCGGGAAGTGACGAAGGAGCAGCTTCGAAGCGATATCCCCGAATTCAAGGCGGGTGACACCGTCCGCGTGCACGTCAAGGTGCTCGAAGGTCAGCGCGAACGGATTCAGGTGTTCGAGGGCGTCGTCATCCAGCGGCGGGGAAGCGGCATTTCCGAAACCTTCACGGTGCGGAAAGTTTCCTACGGGGTTGGTGTGGAACGCACATTCCCCCTGCATTCCCCACGGATTGACAAAATCGAAGTGGTGCGCCGAGGGAAAGTTCGCCGTGCCAAACTGTTCTACCTGCGGAAACTGCAGGGGAAAGCGGCCCGGATCAAAGAAGTGCACCGCTGATGCGCGCAGGAAAAAAGGGCTTGAATTTCAAGCCCTTTTGTTTCACGTTTTGAAACCAGAAAATTGGGATGTTGAGAGGTCAGGAGGAGCTTCATGGAACCGTACGTTCCCCGTTCCGCCAGGCACCGCAAAAAAGGCGGAAATGAGGCGTGGGAATGGGTGCAGGCCCTGGTTATCGCCTTTATCCTGGCGTGGATCATCCGCTCGTTTGTGTGCGAACCTTTTCACGTTTCCGGTCCGTCAATGCGGGAGACGCTTCATGACGGTGACCTGGTGCTGGTCAACAAACTGGTGTACAAGCTTCGCGAACCGAAGCGCGGCGAAGTGATCGTATTCGATTATCAGAAGGAAAACCGGGATTACATCAAGCGGGTGATCGGCCTTCCGGGCGACATCGTCGAGGTGCGCAACGGCAGGGTTCTGGTCAATGAAAGGAGCATACCCGAACCGTACATAAAACCGGGCACTCCGACTTCCGACATGCCTCCCACAAAGGTTCCCGAGGGGCACCTTTTCGTCATGGGGGACAACCGCGGGAACAGCAGCGACAGCCGGGACATCGGACCGGTGCCGATCGACTGGGTGGTGGGGAGGGCGGACCTCGTCTTTTGGCCGTTGACGGATTTTGGCTTGCTGTGGTGACGGGTGATGAACATGACGATCCAGTGGTTTCCCGGCCATATGGCCAAGGCCCGCCGACAGGTGGAAGAAAAAATCAAAATGGTGGACGTGGTGCTGGAGCTGTTGGATGCGCGCCTTCCCCAGTCCAGCCGGAACCCCTTGATCGATCGGCTGGTGGGTGACCGTCCCCGAATCGTGTTGATGATGAAAAGCGATTTGGCGGATGAAGCCGTCACCGATGAATGGGTCCGGTTTTTCCGCGGACGGGACGTCGAGGCGGTGCCCATCGATGCCGAAAACCGGCGCCAGATCGCGGAGATTCCCCGGGTCGCAGGCCGCCTGTTGGAAGAGAAAAAGTCGGCCCTGGAGCGGAAGGGCATCCGTTTCCGACGGATCCGCGCCATGGTTCTGGGCATTCCCAATGTGGGAAAATCGACGCTGATCAACCGTTTGGCGGGCCGCAGCGCCGCCCGGACGGGCGACCGTCCCGGGGTGACCCGGGGGCAGCAGTGGATCCGGGTCGGGAACACCATGGAGATCCTGGACACTCCCGGAATCCTGTGGCCCAAACTGGAAGATCCCCGCGTCGGACTTCGCTTGGCCGCCAGCGGTGCGATCCGGGAAGAGATTTTGCCCCTGGAGGAAGTGGCCGCTTTTCTGCTTCGATACTTGCGCGGGCGTTACCCCGATCGCCTTCGGGAACGGTACCGGTTGGAGGATCTTCCCCCGGCCGAAGGGGCCGACCTGCTGGAGGAGGTGGGCCGACGCAGGGGATGCGTGGCAAAAGGGGGAGTCATCGACCGGGAAAAGGCGGCGGAGATCGTTCTTCGCGATTTTCGCTCGGGACGCTTTGGCCGCGTTTCCCTGGAACGGCCCGCAGATTGGCTGGAGGACGGGGAGGGAACATCGGATGAAAGTGCGGGGAACGATCCGGGAAATTGAGGAGTGGCTCGCCGGAGGTTCCGGCGTATCCCGCGCGGTGTTGGAGGAACTGCTGCGGGATCCCCGGGCGGGCGTGCGCCAAATCGCCCTTCGCCATCTTCGGAAATTGGAACGGATGGAGCGGGAGGCCGCCCGCCTCGAAAGGATGTGGCAGACGGAGCGTACATACTGGGCGAAGGGCTATGGGGCGGTCGCCGGATTGGACGAAGCCGGTCGCGGTTGCCTCGCCGGTCCCGTGGTGGCGGCGGCGGTGATTCTTCCGGAAGATTTCGATGTTTCCGGCTTGAACGATTCCAAACAGCTGAGCCCTGCGGAGCGGGAAGAGCTCCGGGGACGGATCGACCGGGAAGCGACGGCCGTCGGGATCGGCATGGCGGACGTGGAGTACATCGATGCCCACAACATCCTGCAGGCCACCTATGAAGCGATGCGGAGAGCGGTTTCGAATCTTCCGGCCCCGCCGGACGCGCTCCTGGTGGACGCCTTGACCGTTCCCGGCCTGGCGATTCCTCAACAGGCGATCATCAAGGGGGACAGCCTCAGCCACTCCATCGCCGCGGCCTCCATTGTGGCCAAGACGGAGAGGGACCGGTGGATGGAGGCGGCGGCCGCCCGCTATCCCGAGTACGGCTTTGACCGGAACAAGGGGTATGCGACACCCGACCACTTGGCCGCGCTCGATCGTTGGGGACCGTGCCCCCTTCACCGCCGCAGTTTCGCACCCGTCCGGGAACGGCTGCAGGGATCGCTTTTCCCGGAGCGGTCGATGGGGTGATCTTCATGCGGGAAGGAGGCGATCCCCGGCGGGAGACCGGACGCATCGGGGAGGAATGGGCCCGGCGTTTCCTCGAATCCAAGGGATGGAAGATCCTGGACACCAACTGGCGCACCCGCTGGGGGGAATTGGATATCATCGCTCTGGCGGAAGGACAGGTGATCGTGGTCGAGGTGCGGACGACGCGGGGAACCCGGTTCGGATACGGCCATGAATCGGTGGACATTCGCAAGAGGCGGCAGGTCCGCCGGCTTGCCCTTCGCTATCTTCAGGAAAAAGGGCTGCATCATCTGCCGGTCCGCTTTGACGTGATTTCCGTCCTGCTCGGCGGGGACAACCGGCCGAAAAACCTCCGTCACCTGGAGGGCGCCTTTTAAAAAGGGGCCTTAAAAAGCCCCCCTTCGCGAAAGCGGAGGGGGGCAATTTGTTCCGGGACCGCGATGTTTCACACGGCCTTGGAATAGCTTTCCAGAAGGCGCCGGTACAGTTCGTCCCCGCCGATGTGGATGTGCAGGGCCACGTCGTCATTGCCGATATTTTGCCACTGATAAAACTGCTGGAACACCAAGTAGATGCATTTTTTCACTTCGGGATGGGGATAGCGCTTCAAGTCGACGAACAGGCTGTAAAGATCCGGTTCGTCCACCAGATGGGGGGTGACTTTCATTCTCTTCAGCGTTTGTTCCAAGCCCTTCAGCATCCAGCTCATCCACATGGGACGGGCGTTTTTCTCCTGGGAATCGAAGTATAGGCTGAAGCCCATCATCGGATACCGGTGGATGTCCGTTTCCGTGTAGGTGGATTTTCCCTCGCTTTTGGAGTCGTAAAGGAAAAATTCAATATGTACTTGAAAATGCTCTTCTTCTGCTCCCCGATCAACGCTCCTGGCCCGTTCCGCCCTTGGGCGATTGTCCATTTGCTCATCGCGGGGTTCCGGATCCGCCGGATGCTCCTCCTTTTCGGAAGCATGCCGATCCCTTTGGATGAGCAGGCGCTTAAAAAGAGATATCACGGAAACCACCTCTTTTTCAATGTTCGGCCAGGGTTGTCCCGTTCGACTCCGTCCTTTCCCGGGGGTCGAAGAGGGGCTGTCACCGGGTTTTTTCAGAGTTCCTACATCTATAACACTAATATAGTACATTTTTGTGGTTTGTGCCATCAACCTTCAATTTTCTTAAGCGGATTCCCATTTTTCCGGCTAGGGCGGATACTCAGAAAACGAAGCCGAAATGTGATAATCTAAAATTGATGAAGGGAGGGACGCCATTGGCTCTGTCTGACGACCGGTTGGAAGATCTGACCGCGATTTTCGGGAGGGATCGGGTCGTTCGGGAAGCACCGGAGGGAACCCTGTGGGGATCCTCGACGGGGCCTGTCGTGTATGCGGAATCGGAGGAAGAGGTCCAAAGGGCGGTCCGATGGGCCGCCGAGAAAAAGGTGGCGATCGTTCCCCGGGGAAGGGGAGCCTATGCCGGGTACGGCCACCCGGTGAACCGGGACTTCATCATCCTTTCCCTTGAACGGATGGACGGCGTGCTGGAACACTCGGCCGGTGATCTGACGGTCACGGTGAGGGCGGGAACCACTCTGTCCGCTTTAAGGGAGCACTTATCCAGAAGGGATCAGTTTCTCCCCCTGGATCCGCCCCGGCCGGAACTGACCACGGTGGGTGGGGCGGTGGTGACGGGGATGACCGGACCCAAGCGCCTCAAGTACGGCACCGTGCGGGATTGGGTGCTCGGCCTGCGGGTGGTCCTCGCCGACGGACGGGTGATCCGAACCGGCGGAAAAGTGGTGAAAAATGTGGCCGGATACGACATGAACAAATTGTTTGTCGGGTCGCTGGGCACCCTGGGGATCATCACCCAATGCACCTTGAAATTGCGTCCGGTTCCCCCCGTGGAAATCCTGATTTTTCTGGAAGCGGACGATTGGAAAGCGGTGTACCGCCTGAGCCGCCGCCTGCTGGATTCCTCCTTGGAGCCTGCGGCGGTGGAGGCGATCAACGGCGGAGCGATCCGTCTGTTTTCCGAAGATTGGAGCGCCCCCTGCGGCTTGATGGTCGGGTTTGAGGATGAGCGCCCGGCGGTGGAGATGCAGTGGGACCGGGTGAAGAGCTGGGCGGAGGAGGAGGGGCTCCGTTTGCGCTTTGTATTGGAAGGAGAAGATGCCGCCGAAGGTTGGCGGGTGTTGGGGCAGTCGTTTCCCTGCGCCTCCGATTCGTCGGATGGCGAGGTGGCGGTGGCGGTGAAAGGCATCACTCTGCCCGACCGGGTGACGGAAATGCTCGGAGCGGTGGACGAGGTGTCCACAAAGGGCGATCTGCAGGTGGCGGCCCACGGAGGTACGGGAACCGGGGTGATCCGGGCGGTGTTCCGGGCGCCGACGGAGAGGCTGGAGGCGCTCACCGCCGCCTTGAAGCGGCTGCGGGAGCGGTTCGAGGAGCCGGGGGGTTATCTGGTGCTGGAGCAGGCACCGCTTGAAGTGAAGGAGCGGGTTCCCGTATGGGGACGGCCGCCCGGCGGGCTTTTCCTGATGCGCCGGCTCAAGGAGCGCTTCGATCCCGACGGCCGGTTCAATCCGGGACGCTTTGTGGGAGGGATGTGAAATGGCTGCGGTCACCGGCTATCCTTATCCGGATCCCCCGGACGAGGAGAAATGGTCTGTCTGCATTCACTGCGGGATGTGTCTCGACGCCTGTCCCACCTATCAAGTGGAAAAGCTGGAACACCAGTCGCCGCGGGGGCGGGTGCATCTGATCAAGGCAGCGGGCGAAGGGCGGATCGCGCTGGAT
The Planifilum fulgidum genome window above contains:
- the rpsP gene encoding 30S ribosomal protein S16 → MAVRIRLKRMGAKKKPFYRVVVADARSPRDGRFIEEIGYYNPLTDPAQIKIDEEKALKWLATGAQPSDTVRSLFRKAGILKKVHEAKYQK
- a CDS encoding KH domain-containing protein, yielding MEELIRVIAQGLVDHPNQVSVVKREGERADVYQLSVAPEDMGKVIGKQGRVAKAIRTVVSAAAGKDGKRVVVEIV
- the rimM gene encoding ribosome maturation factor RimM (Essential for efficient processing of 16S rRNA), translating into MNQPEWLKVGQIVGTHGIRGEVRVISRTDFPEERFSPGVRLMLRHPRLESPVPLTVERSRPHKRVLLIKFREWNNINDAEPYKGGELVVEGSEALDLDEGEYYFYQIIGCEVVTTEGERVGVVEDILQLPANDVWVVRPDGGGRDILIPYIDDVVRRVDPEAGRVTIRWMEGLR
- the trmD gene encoding tRNA (guanosine(37)-N1)-methyltransferase TrmD; its protein translation is MRFDVLTLFPEMFSGFLSTSIIGRAREKGLIAAEVIDFRQFSTDKHRTVDDTPYGGGGGMVLKPEPIFRAVEHLLADESEKPPILLMSPQGKPFTQRKAEELARHRRLVLICGHYEGFDERIRQHLATEELSIGDYVLTGGELAAMVVIDCVSRLIPGVLGNESAAAEDSFSMGLLEYPQYTRPADFRGWKVPEVLLSGNHRKIEEWRRRESLRRTWERRPDLLEHAELTEEDRAYLRRLEQEGKPPSD
- the rplS gene encoding 50S ribosomal protein L19; this encodes MHPIVREVTKEQLRSDIPEFKAGDTVRVHVKVLEGQRERIQVFEGVVIQRRGSGISETFTVRKVSYGVGVERTFPLHSPRIDKIEVVRRGKVRRAKLFYLRKLQGKAARIKEVHR
- the lepB gene encoding signal peptidase I → MEPYVPRSARHRKKGGNEAWEWVQALVIAFILAWIIRSFVCEPFHVSGPSMRETLHDGDLVLVNKLVYKLREPKRGEVIVFDYQKENRDYIKRVIGLPGDIVEVRNGRVLVNERSIPEPYIKPGTPTSDMPPTKVPEGHLFVMGDNRGNSSDSRDIGPVPIDWVVGRADLVFWPLTDFGLLW
- the ylqF gene encoding ribosome biogenesis GTPase YlqF, whose amino-acid sequence is MTIQWFPGHMAKARRQVEEKIKMVDVVLELLDARLPQSSRNPLIDRLVGDRPRIVLMMKSDLADEAVTDEWVRFFRGRDVEAVPIDAENRRQIAEIPRVAGRLLEEKKSALERKGIRFRRIRAMVLGIPNVGKSTLINRLAGRSAARTGDRPGVTRGQQWIRVGNTMEILDTPGILWPKLEDPRVGLRLAASGAIREEILPLEEVAAFLLRYLRGRYPDRLRERYRLEDLPPAEGADLLEEVGRRRGCVAKGGVIDREKAAEIVLRDFRSGRFGRVSLERPADWLEDGEGTSDESAGNDPGN
- a CDS encoding ribonuclease HII, giving the protein MKVRGTIREIEEWLAGGSGVSRAVLEELLRDPRAGVRQIALRHLRKLERMEREAARLERMWQTERTYWAKGYGAVAGLDEAGRGCLAGPVVAAAVILPEDFDVSGLNDSKQLSPAEREELRGRIDREATAVGIGMADVEYIDAHNILQATYEAMRRAVSNLPAPPDALLVDALTVPGLAIPQQAIIKGDSLSHSIAAASIVAKTERDRWMEAAAARYPEYGFDRNKGYATPDHLAALDRWGPCPLHRRSFAPVRERLQGSLFPERSMG
- a CDS encoding YraN family protein; translation: MREGGDPRRETGRIGEEWARRFLESKGWKILDTNWRTRWGELDIIALAEGQVIVVEVRTTRGTRFGYGHESVDIRKRRQVRRLALRYLQEKGLHHLPVRFDVISVLLGGDNRPKNLRHLEGAF
- a CDS encoding FAD-binding oxidoreductase: MALSDDRLEDLTAIFGRDRVVREAPEGTLWGSSTGPVVYAESEEEVQRAVRWAAEKKVAIVPRGRGAYAGYGHPVNRDFIILSLERMDGVLEHSAGDLTVTVRAGTTLSALREHLSRRDQFLPLDPPRPELTTVGGAVVTGMTGPKRLKYGTVRDWVLGLRVVLADGRVIRTGGKVVKNVAGYDMNKLFVGSLGTLGIITQCTLKLRPVPPVEILIFLEADDWKAVYRLSRRLLDSSLEPAAVEAINGGAIRLFSEDWSAPCGLMVGFEDERPAVEMQWDRVKSWAEEEGLRLRFVLEGEDAAEGWRVLGQSFPCASDSSDGEVAVAVKGITLPDRVTEMLGAVDEVSTKGDLQVAAHGGTGTGVIRAVFRAPTERLEALTAALKRLRERFEEPGGYLVLEQAPLEVKERVPVWGRPPGGLFLMRRLKERFDPDGRFNPGRFVGGM